The following is a genomic window from Deinococcus yavapaiensis KR-236.
GCGCCTCCAAAGTTGCGAGCGGCGCCACTTCCCCGCACACCCAGTCGGGACGGTAGTTTCGGCAAACGCCGGGGCGAGTCTCGTAGCGGTCGCACAGGCAGTCGGGGCGCAGAAACGCGCACGGCACCCCGAGCGGCTTGTTCAAGGCCGTGATGTCGGGCGCGGCGCAGCACGCGCCGCACGCGGTGCATTCGCGACGCCACGCCGACCTCGGAGCGTACCCGTCGGGCGCGTCGAACAAGCCGCCTTCGTCAGCCACCGAACGCGTCACGGCACAAGTCCCGGTCCGAAGGGAGTTCGCCGTTCGGGGCGAAGTCGAGGCCGGTTTCGCGTTCGATGCCTGCGACGTCCGCCTCGTATTTTGAAAAATCCGAAGTGTTCCGCAAGGCTCGGTTCGGCATCACGAAGGCCCGCGCCTTGTTGTCCTGGCGGTCGATCACGATCTTGTACAGACCGCTCGGCACGGCCACGCGGCTCTCGCCGATCGTGCGCCTCGGTCCGTCGAAGAGCGGTCCCGTGATGACGTAGAGGTCGCCGACGCGTTTCGCGCACGAACGCACGGCCGATTCCAAGCCCGCCCAGATGCCTTGGTTCATGACGCCGTTTTGCGGCACCATGTTCGACAGGTAAAACGACTGCTGCATCTCCGTCGCGTCGTCCGAGAAGTCGGCGGCAGGCGCCATGTGGCCACGATCGAATCCACTTCCCCGGTAATCCGTCAGTTCGGCGCGCTCGCCTGACGACAAGTCCGGATCGGGCTCGAAGTCGTCGTTGCGCGGCACGGCGCCGTTCGCGTCGCCTTCCTTGAGGTGCTCGGCGACGTACAACGGCACTTTGAGGTCCGGGTCGTGCAGCGTCGCGTATCCTTGACGGCACAAGAACCGCGCGTTGTCTCCCTCGCCCGTCGCGCTCGGCTGACCGAAGGCGAACTTGTCGCCGCACACGCCGCTTTGGCTTCCACCTCCAGTCCCGCCTCCGCCGCCGCCTCCGTTCGGAGCGGCGGTCGGGAAGAAGGCGCGCCACAGCAGCACGAGCACCACGACGAGCAAGGCGGAAAGGGCGGAGGTGCGGCGTTGATTCATGTTCGCAGCATAGCGAACGAGCGAGAAGTCCGCGTCGATTCAAGACCTGAAGGTTCTCAAGAGGAGGTGGTAGACACCGCCGCGCTTTTCACGCCACGCGACCGTCACGGTTCCGCTCGCGTCCACCCCGACGCTCGGCGTGCGAGCGTCCGCCGCGAAGTCGGCGTTCACCGAGCCGACGCTCAGAAGCCTCCACGACGCGCCTGTCCAGCGTTTCACGTACACGCGGGCCGCCTCGGGCGTGCCTTCCGACCACGCGACGACCGGGCGGCCGAGGCCGTCGAGGGCGAGCGACGGCGCTTCGGCGGCGCGCTCGGCGTTCACGTTCAATCCGCCGCCGAGCGCTTGCCACGCGCTTCCCGTCCACCGCTTCACGAACAGGGTGTCGTAACCGCCGTGGTCCTCCAGCCAAGAGACGACGGGCCGGTCGTGAACGTCGAGCTTCAAGGCGGGCGCGAACGTGAACGTGTTCGGGCGGACGTTGAGGTTGCCGCCGAGACGCTCCCAACGGCCGCCGTTCCAGCGCTTGACGCGCACGTCGCTCGCCGCGACGTTTCCTTCCAGCCACGCCACGACGACTCGGCCGTCACGCGTCATGGCGGCGCTCGGCGCGTAAGCGTAGCGTGCGGGGTCGTCGCTGAAATTCGGCGACACGATCCACGAGCCGTTATGCCACGATCGTACGCGCAGCACGGTGCCCGTTCCTTTGCGGACGATGTCGCCCGACGCGAAGATCGGCTCGCCGTTCCACGCGGTGAGACCGCGCGCTTTCGCCGCGAGCGTGAGGTCTTGGCTGATGCGGCGCTCGGGCCAGTTCGTCCACGCCGAACCCGTCCACGCTCGAAATTGTTGCGTGTCGGCGTGCGCGAAGTTCTCGTTCCAAGCGAGAACCGGATTGCCGCTTTGATCCAGCGCGAGATCGAGATCCGTCGCCGTGCGCGCGGCGAGGTAATTCAAGTTCGCGCCGAGGTTTCGCCACGCCCCGTTCTCGAAGCGCTTCACGAATGTTGCGCGTTCTTGATCGTCGCCCGATCGCCGAGTGTCTTCCTGCCAAGCGAGCACGACGCGACCTTGTCCGTCCACGGCGAGCTTCACGGCGGTCACGCTTCGCGCGGCGTCGCGGTTCATGACGTACGCGACCGACGGCTCGCCGCCACCTCCGGCGAGTGCGAGGGTGATCGCCCCCGCACCCAGGGGCGCTATGAATCGCTTGAACATGAGCCAGGGTAACAAGAAAACGAGCCCCTCTCCCACCGGGGAAAGGAGCCGCGGCGAGCAAACGTCTTACGGCAACTCGAACCGCGTCGCGAGGGCCTTCACGTCCGCCTTCACCGTCTCGGCGTCTTCGCCTTTCAAGGCGCGGTCGATGAGGTCGGCGATCTTGTCCATCTCCGCTTCCTTCATTCCGCGCGTCGTGACGGCGGGCGTTCCGATGCGGATGCCGCCTCCGTGCAAAATCTTCTCGGTGTCGTACGGAAGGGTGCTCTTCGAGATGGTGATGTGCACGGCGTCGAGGAGCTTCGTCGCCTTCGTGCCGTTGAGGCCCAGGGGGCGAAGGTCGAGGACGAAGAGGTGGTTGTCCGTGCCGCCCGACACGACGCGGTATCCGCGCGATAGGAACGCCGCGACCATCGCTTGAGCGTTCTTGATGACTTGCGCGGAGTACTCCTTGAACTCGGGTTGGAGGGCCTCGAAGAACGCGACGGCCTTTCCGGCGATGACGTGTTCCAGCGGGCCGCCTTGGGTCCCCGGGAAGACCATGCGGTCGATCTTCGCGCCGATCTCGGGGTCGCGCGAGAGAATGAGGCCGCTTCGAGGTCCGCGCAAGGTCTTGTGGGTCGTCGTCGTGACGACGTCCGCGTGCGGCACCGGGCTCGGGTGGAGGCCCGCCGCGACGAGGCCCGCGATGTGCGCGATGTCGGCCATGAGGAGCGCCCCGACTTCGTCCGCGATTTCACGGAAGGCGGCGAAGTCGATCGTGCGCGAGTACGCGCTCGCGCCCGCGATGATCATCTTCGGCTGGTGCTCGCGGGCGAGGCGGCGCACCGTGTCCATGTCCAGGGTCTCCGTCTCGGGGTCGACTTGGTAACCCACGATTTCGAAGTTCTGCCCTGAGAAATTCACGGGGCTGCCGTGCGTGAGGTGACCGCCGTGGCTGAGGTCCATACCGAGGACCTTGTCGCCCTTTTGCAGCAAGGCGAAGTACACGGCGAGGTTCGCCGAGCTGCCCGAGTGCGGCTGCACGTTCGCCCAAGCGGCGCCGAACAGTTCCTTGGCCCGCTCGATGGCGAGGCGCTCCACCTCGTCCACGACCTCGCAGCCGCCGTACCAGCGCTTGCCAGGGTAGCCCTCGGCGTACTTGTTGGTGAGGACTGATCCGACGGCTTCACGCACGGCGGCCGACGTGAAGTTCTCGGACGCGATGAGCTCCAAGCCTTCGAATTGACGTTGGCGCTCACGATCGACGAGGGCGAACAGTTGCGAGTCACGGATCAAGGTCTGAGTCATGATGAAGCCCTCCGAAGGCGAAACTTCGAGTAGTCTACCGCGCCGCTTCAAACGGTGGGCGCAGCCGTCCGAGCGCACGGCCGAGCATCGAGCACGGCGTCGGGAACTTGCGCCAGGGCCTTGAGCACCACCTCGACGCCCGCGCCCGGCTTGTGCGCTTCCTCGCTCAACACGCGCTTCCAACCGCGCGCGCCCGGCTGTCCCGCGAAGAGGCCGAGAATATGGCGGGTGACGCGCGAGAGGTACACGTCCTGCGCCAGCATGTCCTCGAGGTACGGCAGCAGCCTCGTGACGACGTCCCGGCGAGTCGGGGCCGGGGTGTCCTCGCCGAAGATCGTCGCGTCGGCGAGGGCGAGCACGAAGGGATTCGAGTACGCCTCTCGTCCGATCATCACGCCGTCCGCCCACGTCAAGTGCTCTCGCGCGGCTTCCAGCGACTTCACGCCACCGTTGAGGACGATCGTGAGATGCGAGAAGTCCGCCTTGAGTTGCCGCACGACCTCGTAGCGCAGCGGCGGAATTTCGCGGTTCTCCTTCGGCGACAAGCCCGAGAGCCACGCTTTGCGGGCGTGCACGATGAACGTGTCGCAGCCTGCGCCCGAGACCGTTGCCACGAAGGTCGCGAGGTGCTCGTAGGAATCGAGGTCGTCGATGCCGACGCGGTGCTTCACCGTCACCGGCAAGCTCGTCGCGGCGCGCATGGCGTCCACGCACGCCGCGACGAGATCGGGTTTGGCCATGAGGCAAGCGCCGAACATTCCGCTCTGCACGCGGTCCGACGGACAGCCGACGTTGAGGTTCACCTCGTCGTACCCCCACGCCTGCGCGATTCGGGCGCACTTCGCGAGCGCTTCGGGGTCGCTGCCGCCGAGTTGCAATGCCACGGGATGCTCTTGCGGCGAGAAGTCGAGATGCCGACCTTGGTCGCCGTGCAAAATCGCGCCCGTCGTGACCATCTCGGTGTACAGCAACGTGCGCTTGGTGACGAGGCGCAAGAAGGAGCGGTCGTGACGGTCCGTCCAATCCATCATCGGCGCGACGGACAAGGTGTGGGGCGGGCGAAGCGCGGACATCAGACGAGCAGTTTAGCGGCTCGGCGCGACGCCGAACGAGAAGACGGTCACTTCCGCGAGACGACGAGTAGTCCCGCCAAGATGAGGGCGCTTCCGAGCATCACCCTCGGCGTGATCTGCTCTTTGAGAAGCAGCCAGGCGAGAATCACCGCGACGATGAAGCTGCCCTTGTCGATCAAGGCGATGGTGGACACCTCGCCGAGCTTGAGCGCGCGGTAGTAAAACACCCACGACACCGCCGTCGTCACGCCCGAGAGGGCCAGCCACAGGTAATTCGTGCGGGTCAGCAACGAGAAGTCCTGCCTTGGCACGGCGAACAAGGAGAACAGCACGACGAACACGAAGACGAAGATCGTGCGGATCGTGAGGCCGAGCTCGCCCGAGATGCCCGTCAAGCCCTGCTTGGCGACGACGGACGTGAAGCCCGCGAAGAGCATCGAGATGAACGCGTACAGCACCCAGTTCGGCATGAGGCATCGTAACGTGCGGTGTGTACACTCGGCTCAAGGAGGAGTCATGAACGCCATCTTGACGGCCCTGCTGACCGTTTCCGTTTCCACTTTCGCGCTCGCCGCGAACACCCACGCGTACACCTCACTCGAAGCCAAAGACTGCCGTAACCTCGTCACGAACACGTCGTATACGGGGTACGTTCGCGACGACTGCGGCGGCCTCGGCGGTTACCGTCTTCTCGTCGAGGAAGGCGACCTTCGGCAAAACGTCGTCGTGGTGCGCGGCAAGACCAGCACGTCCCTCGACTTGTGGACGATCGTGAGCTCGTCTTTCTCGACGTTGGGACCTCGCGCCGAGTGGCGCCTCGGCGGCGGCGTGCCGACCGCGCTGATCGTGCGCTACAACGCTTCCGAGAACTCCGCCGATCCTAAGAGGATCACGTCGTACCTCGCGGTCGTCAAGCTTGGCGCGAAGCCTTGCGTCGTCGCGAAGGTCGCTCCCGGGCCGCGGCAGAACGAACTCGCCCGTCAAGCCGCCGACACCGCGTCGACACGACGATGCTTGTCGCCTTCGTGACGCGTGTCAGTCGCCCGCGACGACTTCGAGGTTCGGCTTCAAAAGTTCTTCGACGTCCGGGTACTTGATGACTTGGAAGTACGAGTTGCGCTGCGCCGGGGTGAAGCCCGCGTCGACCGCGATGCGGACGAGTTCGCGCACCGTGGCGCTGTAACGGCCGTGCCCGCCCGCCGCCGAAACGACGTTTTCCTCCAGCATCGTCGAGCCGAGGTCGTTCGCGCCGTAAAAGAGCGCCGTCTGGGCGACCTTGAAGCCTTGAGCGGGCCACGACGTTTGAATGTTCGGCTGGTTGTCGAGCGCGATGCGGGCCACGGCAATCTGCTGCAGATACTCGTGCGCGGTCGCGCCGGGCGCCTTGCCAGCGAGGCGGGTGTTGGCGGTTTGCAAGGACCACATCGCGAAGCCCGCGAAGCCGTTGCCGTAGTCGCGCAGCGCCTTGTCCTGCTGATCGCGGATCTTAAGGAGGTGCGAGGCGCGCTGCTCGTACGTCTCGCCGAAGCCGATGACCATCGTGGAGATGGTGTACAAGCCCTTGGCCTGCGCGACGTCGAGGATGCGGAACCAATCGGCGCTCTTGATGCGCGCGGGCGCGGCCTTGGCCCGCACGTCGTCTTCCAAGATCTCACCGCCCGCGCCGGGCAGACCGTCGAGGCCCGCTTCGATCAGCAGGTCGAGGATGCGGGGAGCGTCCATGCCGAAGAACTTCTCGAAGCCGAGAATCTCCTCCGGGCTGAACGCCTCGATTCGAATCGTGGGGTGGTGACGCTTGATGTGGCGCAGCAACTCGGTGTAGTAGTCAAACGGCAAGTTCGGGTTGACGCCGCCTTGCATGAGGATGCGCGTGCCGCCGACCGCTTCGAGCTCACGAATCTTGTGGGAGATCTGCTCGTAGTCGAGAACGTACGCGTCCTTCTGGCGGTCGGTGCGGTAAAAAGCGCAGAAGTTGCACGCGACGTTGCAGACGTTCGAGTAGTTGATGTTGCGGTCGATGAGGAAGGTCACGACGTTCGGGTCGGTGCGCCTGAGACGCAATTCGTGCGCGACGGCGGCCACGTCGGGCAGGGGCAGGGTGTACAGGCGGGCGATCTCGGCATGGGAGAGTCGCTCGCCCGCGAGGGCCTTGTCGAGGAGGGCTTGGCCGTTCGTCGCGCTCATGGACGGAGTCTAGCACCGGGTCGAGGGGGTATTTATCCCGCTCGTGACGATTCGCTCAAAGCGGTCAAAGCGGCGCGCAAGTCGTTTGGAAGCGGCGTCGGACGGCGCGTCTCGCGGTCCACGTACACGTGGACGAAGTGACCGAAGGCCGAGACGACGTCCTCCTCCGCTCGAAAAAGACCGATCTCGTAGCGAACGCTCGACGTCCCGAGCTTCGCGACGCGCAAGCCCGCCGTCACGACCTCTGGAAAGGCGAGCGGCGCGAAGTATCGGCAGCCCGTTTCGACGACCAGCCCGATCACGCCTGCACCGCGAAGGTCGAGCACGCCTCGCTCGATGAGGTACGCGTTCACGACGGTGTCGAAGTACGAGTAGTAAACGACGTTGTTGACGTGCCCGTACACGTCGTTGTCCATCCATCGAGTCGGGACGGCGCGCAAAAGTGGAAAGTCACGGCGGGTGTGTTCGCGCTCGTTCACAGCGAGGCTCGCAAGATCGCTTCGAGGTCACCGTCCGACACGCGCTTCGGAGCGACGTCCAAGAGACGTCGCTGCTTCGAGGCGCCCTTCACGAGTTCGGGGAGATCCGCCTCTTCGTACCCGAGTTCGCGCAAGGAGGCGGGAGCGCCGACGTCGCGCATGAGCGCGAGCAGGGCGTTCGGCAAGGCGTTGCTTCCCTGCTCGGCGGCGCCGAGCAGGCGCGCGGCCTCTTCGTGCCGAGCGGGGTCCGCGTCGTACGTCCAGCGAAACGCGGCGGGCGCCGTCACGATGACGGAAAATCCGTGGGGCACGAACGCGGTGTCGTATCCGAGCGCGTGGTACGCGTGCTTCAAGCCCGCGATGGGGTAGGCGCAGGCATGCGGAACGTGCACGCCCGCCGAACCGAACCCGACGCCCGCCATCGTCGCGCCGAGCATCATGAAGCCGCGCGCCTCCAAATCGTTCGGGTCGTGCACGGCGCGGCGGAGATACCGTCCGCCGAACTCGATGGCGCGGCTCGACCAGACGTCCGCGACGGGATTGCTGCCTTGATAAGGCGGGCGGTCGTCGGGCGTATCGGGTTTCGATCTGGAGGTGTAGGGACGCGCCAGAAAGGACTCGATCGCGTGGCAGACGACGTCGAGTCCGGCGGACGCCGTCACGGCCGCAGGCACGCCGCGCGTGAGCTCGGGGTCCACGAGGGCCAGCGTGGGCCGCAGATACCGATGGGAGATGCCGCTCTTCACGCCGAGGTGGGGCAAGTCGAGAATTGCCACGGTCGTCGCCTCGGACCCCGATCCGGACGTCGTGGGAATAGCGAGGAGCGGCTTCAGGGAAGTCGGCGGCTTGCGTCCCGCGCCGATCGGCGCGTTGACGTAGTCCATGACGCTGCCGCCGTGCGTGAACAGGAGGTTCGCGACCTTGGCGGTGTCGATCGTGGAGCCGCCCCCGAGGGCGACGAAGCTGTCCGGTTCGGCGGCCGCCGCGGCCACGGCCGCCTCCTTCATGGACTCGGCCGTCGGCTCGACGCGTACGCGGTCGAAGAGGACCGTCTCGACGCCCTCGCGGGCGAGGTCGCCTCGCAGACGCTCGGTGATTTCCCCGAGCTTCGGGTCGGCCACGAGAAACGCGCGTTTCGCCCCGAGGCGCTTCAATTCCCACGCGGCGTCGTTCACGGCGCCCGGCCCGAACTTGAAGGGCGTCGCCTCGACGGTGAACAGTGTCTCGGAATCGATCGGCTCGGAATGCGTCAAGGCTGCACCTCGATCACGAGGACGGTCGCCGCGCCGATCGGCGTCAGGGTGCGCGGAATTCCCGCTTCGACGCGGCACGCTTCTTGAGAGCGCAAGTGCGCGAAGTTCGCGTACGGAAGATCCACGATAACGCGCCCCGCGAGGCACACGTACCAGCACGCGCGCGGTTCGTCCGGGCGCTCGTCGGCGAGATGCAGCACGCGCAACGTCCCGCCCGACGCCGGAAGTTCGAGCGCGCCGCTTTCCGACGCGCTCGCGAGCCGCCCGAGATGGAGCGACTGGGGTCTGACGATGGTCATGCCCCAGTGTAAGCGAAAACGAAACGGTTGTGAAAAGTTACGCTTGAGTTCAAGCGGCCCTTCCACCGCGCGCCGCTTGGTTGAGCTTCTTCGACGCCTGGAGGTTCATGCCCTTGGCCTGCTTCACGTCCAAGCCGAGCTCTGCGGCGACATCCTCGACTTTGCGCTTCTCCTCGCGCACGGCCGTCACGAGCCGACGCTCGGTGTCGCTGAGGACGTTCACGTGCCGCTTCAAGACGTCCCAGCCGATCGCTGCCTTGTCGGCCGACACTGCCTTCGCCGTGGAGGCCGCTTTGGTCGGCGCGGCCTTCTTGGCGCTCGCGGGCTTCCTGACGGACGTCTTTGCCGCGCTCTTCGGGCTGGCCGACGTCTTCTTCGCGGCGCTCGTCCTGGGCGCGACGGTCTTGGCGACGCTCGACTTCGCCGTCGCCGACTTGGCGGGCGCCTTCTTCGCCGTCTTGCGCGCCGGCTTGCCCTTCGGCGGCTTGCCGCGCTCCACGAGCAGCGCGAGGGCTTCCTCGGCGGTCAGGGTGTTCGGATCGTCGTCCTTGCGCAAGGTGGCGTTCACGCTGCCGTCGGTGAGGTACATGCCGTAACGCCCGCTTCGCAACTCGATGGCGTCACGGTCGTCGAACTCGAACTTCTTCAGCGGTCCGCTCGCCGCGCCGCCACGTCGTCCGAAAGCGCGCGGCTGCATAAAGAGAGCTTCCGCTTGCGACAACGTCACGGTGAACAACTCGTTCGGCGCGGCGAGGCTGCGGCTGTCGTTGCCACGTTTGAGATACGGACCGTAACGCCCGTTGTGCGCCCAGATCTCCTCGCCTTCGGACGTGCCGACGAAGCGCGGCAAGCTCAACAGTTGCAACGCGCGGTTCAAGGTCAAGGTGTTCAGATCGTCGCCGGGCAGCAGCGACGCCGTCTTCGACGGCGTGTTGCCCTCGCCGAGTTGCACGTAAGGCCCGAAGCGACCCGCGCGCGCAATGACGGGAAGGCCGGTGTTCGGGTCTTCGCCCAGCGACCGCTCACCGCTCGGTCGGCCCAGCAGTTCCTCGGCCTTCTCGGGCGTGAGCTCGTCGGGCGACAGGTCCTCGGGTAAATTCGCCTTCGTCTCAGCGCGCTGCAAGTACGGCCCGAAGCGGCCCACGCGCACCTCGATGTCCGTGCCCGACAACTTCGGCACCTCGATCGTCGCGATTTCGCGCGCGTCGATTTCCGACAAGCGGTCGTTCACGAGCGTCTTGAGACCCAACCCGGCGTTCTCACCGAAGTAGAAGCCGCGCAGATACGGCGCGCGTCGCTGGCGCCCTCCGGCGATGTCGTCGAGGTCCTCTTCCATGCGGGCCGTGAAGTCGTAGTCCACGAGGCGCCCGAAGTGGTGTTCGAGAAGAGCCGACGTCGCGAATGCCGTCCATGTCGGCACGAGCGCTTGGCCTTTCTTCTGGGCGTACCCTCGGTCCTGAATCGTCCCGAGAATCGAGGCGTACGTCGACGGGCGCCCGATGCCCGCCGCTTCGAGGGCTTGAACGAGGGACGCCTCGGTGTAGCGCGCGGGCGCTTGTGTCGCGTGCGAAAGCGCCTTGAGGTCGCGCGCCGTCACGCGGTCGCCCGCCTTCAAGGCGGGCAGCAGCACCTCGCGGTCTTCGAGCGCGGCATCCGGGTCGTCGCTGCCTTCCACGTACGCCCGCAGGAAGCCGGGGAAATCGATGGCCTTGCCCGACGCGGCGAAGATCACGGCGCGACCGTCCGTCGCCGTGCCGCCCAGCCGCACTTGCAAACGCCGTCCTTTCGCATCCGCCATCTGCGACGCGACCGTGCGCTTCCAAATGAGGTCGTACAAGCGCCACTCGTCACCCGAGAGCTCGCCGCGCAGGCTCTCGGGCGTGCGAAAGGCGCTTCCGGCGGGGCGAATCGCTTCGTGCGCTTCCTGGGCGTTCTTCGCTTTCTTGTCGTACGTGCGCGGCACGGGATGCAAGAAGGCTTCGCCGTACATGGCCCGCACCTGCTTACGAGCGGCGTCCATGGCCTCTTTGGACAAGGTCGTGGAGTCCGTGCGCATGTACGTGATGTAGCCGCCCTCGTACAACTTCTGCGCGGCCCGCATCGTCCGCGACGCCGAGAAGCCCATCTTGCGACTGCCTTCCTGCTGCAGAGTGGACGTGATGAACGGCGGATAGGGCCGCTGCGTGAACGGTTTTTGCTCGGCGGACAGCACCGCGAACGGCTGGCCGCGCAACCCTTCCGCGAGCGAGCGCGCCCCCTCCTCGTTCAGCAGCAACGCCTCCGAGCCTTTCTTGAGCTGCCCCGTCACGGCGTCGAAGTCCTTGCCGGAAGCGAGGCGCTTGCCTTCCACTTCCACGAGCACCGCCGGAAAACGCTCGGGCGTCGCCGTTTCGAATCGCCCGTCGACGTCCCACCACGTTCCCGACACGAAGCGCATTCGTTCGCGCTCGCGCTCCACGAGCATGCGCGTCGCCACACTTTGCACGCGGCCCGCGCTGAGCTTCGGTGCGACCTTCTTCCAAAGCACCGGGCTGACCTCGTAGCCGTACAAGCGGTCGAGGGCGCGCCGCGCTTCTTGCGCTTCCACGAGGTTCTCGTCGATGGTACGAGGATTCTCGATCGCGTTTTGGATGGCTTCCTTCGTGATTTCGTGAAAGACCATGCGCCGCACGGGCACCTTGGGCCTGAGTTCTTGCAGCAGGTGCCAAGCGATGCTTTCGCCTTCGCGGTCGTCGTCCGTCGCGAGAATTACCTCGTCGGCGTCTTTCACGAGCGCCTTCAACTTCGCGACTTGCCCTTTCTTCTCGTTCGAGACGACGTAGAGGGCCTTGAAGTCGTCGTCGGGATCGATCCCGAGGCGCGCCCAGGCCTGCCCGCGGTACTTCTCGGGAATCTCGGCCGCGCTCTTCGGAAGGTCGCGAATGTGCCCGATAGACGACTCCACGACGTACCCGCGACCGAGGTACTTCCCGATGGTCTTGGCCTTTGCGGGCGATTCGACGATGACGAGGGTCTTGGGCATGATCTTGCGCGTGAGGTTAGCACAAAACATACGGCGAGCAACGAGGCTGAAGCGACAAGCCTCACGAACGATCAAGCTCGAGGAGCGTGAGAAGGTTAGAGCTTTCCTTTACTTCTCAGTATTCTTCGCAGCGGGCTTCATGCGCCGACGTGAAAATAACGTATGTCGAAACGACTGCGCGCCCTCACGGCGCTCCTGACCGCGTTCCTCCTCGTTCCCATCGCCAGCGCGCAAACGGCGCCCTCCGTCGCCCAAGCTCGACAAGGCGGCGCCACCACGACCACGCCGCGCGTCGGCGCCGACGTTTTCGATAAGACGCGCTCCGCCGCGTTCCGCATCGAGGGCGACAACGGCGTCGGCACGGGCTTCTTCATCAGCAACGACGGCTTTGCCCTCACCGCCTACCACGTCGTCTTCGATGCCAAGAATCCCAAGGCGATCACCGTCGACAAGAAAGAGTACGCCTTCGACGTCATCGGCTTCGACGACTACAACGACGTCGCCTTGCTGAAGGTCAAGGTGACGGGCAACGTTCCGTTCCTGCCGCTCGCCAAGGCCTCGCCCAAGGTCGGAGACGCCGTTCTCGGCGTCGGCAACGGCGGCGGCTCGTTCCTCACGGCGAAGTACGGCAACTTGCAGGCGCTCGGCGTCGACGCGGGCCGCGCCGACTTTCCGAACGGCACCCTGGAGATGACGGCGCCCCTCATTCCCGGGGACAGCGGCGGCCCGATCATCAACGCGAACGGCGAAGCGGTCGGCATCACGAGCTACATTCGTGCCACCGATCGCAGTTCTTGGCGGTCTTACGCGGTGCCCATGACAGAGGCAAGCGTCTTGCTTCGCGACCTTCGCTCGGGCGTGAAGCGTGACGCGCCCGTGCTTGGCATTCAATGGGTCGGTTACGACCTGCAAGATGCCGCCTACGCGCAGTACGGCCTCGGCAAGCGCCCCGGCGTCATCGTCGCCGCCGTCACGAAGGGTGGGCCCGCCGAGCAAGCGGGTCTGCGAAGCGCGTCGGGAACTTCACGCACCACCATCAAGGCGGACGTCATCGTGGAAGTCGCGGGCAAGGCCACGCCCACCTGGGACGACCTCATCAACGTCGTGCGCAGCAAAAAGATCGGCGACCTCATTCCCGTGACGGTGCAGCGCGGTGATGAAACGGTCGTGCTCAACTTGCGTCTCGGCTCGCGCGCGCAACTGTTCGGCGCCGTCAATCCCTGAACCTTCACGTGGAGACACCCGGAAAACGTTTTCCGGGTGTCTCTTTTCGTTCGAGTGCTCAGCGCACGTACGTCAGCCAGTGATCGTACTTCTCGTTCTTGCCCGTGACGATGTCGAGGTACCGGCGTCGAATCTCCAAGGACACCTCGCCCGCCTTGCCCGTCCCGATCGGGCGGAAGTCGATCGAGCCGATGGGCGTCACCTCGGCGGCCGTTCCCGTCATGAACACCTCGTCGGCGGTGTAGAGCTCGTCGCGCGTCGCCATGACCGGAACGACGTCGAAGCCCATGTCCCTGGCGACATGGAAGATCGTGTCGCGCGTGATGCCGATCAAGGTGACGGAATGCGCGATGGCGTGCAGCTTGCCGCCCTTGAGGAAGAAGATGTTTTCGCCCGAGCCCTCGGCGACGTAACCTTGCGCGTCGAGGAGAACCGCTTCGTCGAAGCCCGCGCTCACGGCGTCCGCCTTCGCGAGGCTCGAATTCACGTAGTTGCCGCCCGCCTTGCTCTTCGTCGGCATGACGTTGCCCGGCGAGCGCACCCACGAGGACGTCACGAGTTTGGCACCTTCACGCACCGCGTCCTCGCCGAGGTACGCGCCCCACTTCCACGCGGCGACCATCATTTCGACAGGGCACGGAAGCGGATTCACGCCGAGGGTCGCGCCTCCGCGAAAGACCAGAGGGCGGATGTAGCACTCGTCGTAGGCGTTTTCGCGAATGACGGCCTTGATCGCCTCGTTGATTTCGTC
Proteins encoded in this region:
- a CDS encoding branched-chain amino acid transaminase, whose translation is MTQTTTAPKTAGGDKGIQAGKIWFNGQLVPQEEAKVSVLSHALHYGSSVFEGIRAYKTDRGPAVFRLDEHTERLIHSALILRMPVPYTPDEINEAIKAVIRENAYDECYIRPLVFRGGATLGVNPLPCPVEMMVAAWKWGAYLGEDAVREGAKLVTSSWVRSPGNVMPTKSKAGGNYVNSSLAKADAVSAGFDEAVLLDAQGYVAEGSGENIFFLKGGKLHAIAHSVTLIGITRDTIFHVARDMGFDVVPVMATRDELYTADEVFMTGTAAEVTPIGSIDFRPIGTGKAGEVSLEIRRRYLDIVTGKNEKYDHWLTYVR